A window of Carassius gibelio isolate Cgi1373 ecotype wild population from Czech Republic chromosome A3, carGib1.2-hapl.c, whole genome shotgun sequence genomic DNA:
catttaattaatgttttcacAGAGGTTATGACTACAGTACATGGCCTAGAGGTACATTCATAGGTTCATCTCTATCAAGTGTTACGTAAGAAAAGAAAGTTACAAAATGTTAAGACCGTTTTTATTGATGTCTTCAATGTGTTAAAGAAAGGCTCACCTGCCAGTCTGTATGGTCTGCAGATACGTATGCCGATGGCAAACAGGGGGAAAGAGTTGATGAAGTCGACACTAAGGTGAATCACTCCCTGAAACAGCACCACCACCAGCCGCAGCTAGACACAGAGAAGCCAATTACTTGTTATTAATATATCAATTCCAGATTTATGGTTTTccatagtataaaaaaaaaacttcattatgGTTTCCAGAATAGTGTTAAGCACCACAGCtcgtttcaacattgataagaaatgtttcatgagcagcaaatcagcatattagtatgatttcagaaggatcgtgtgacactgaagactggagtaatgatgatgaaaattcagcttcgccatcacaggaataaattgcattttaaagtatattgtaatagtaaactttaaaatattgtatttttaatagtaacaatttttttttctttgctttggataaaagcgtctgctaaattcataaatttggtaatattcctgtttttactgcattttatatccaataaatgcagcattggtaagTATAAAAGACTTtcgaaatcatttaaaaaaaacatacagacaccaaacttttgaacagtagtatatagGCCATTGCTAAAGAGCTAAAATGTAATTaccatttaatgacttataaaatTCATAATAACCACACTCTGACTGcaccccccaaaaataaataaataaaaacaatcgtAATATAGTGACAAATCAGTGCAGCTGACTTCTGGACTGAtgcaacatttgaaaaatatgagcTGTACAAAGTGTGAAAATAACTGCATTAAACGGGTCCAGTGGGGCTGTTGGAATAAGGGTGAGTGCCTCACCAGGGTAAAGACCAGGTAATACAGGGCAGTGGTGGGAAGCAGGAACAGCAGAATCGTAAAGAGCAGAGTGCCAATGAACAACTGCAAGAGAAACAGAACGGTGTCAGCGGTGTTCTGTAGGGATGTGCTGACTAGCTAGAGGTTGTGCAAGAGATGTACCTGGTCCAGGTCGTATGAGCACGAGTCAACCCTCTGCCTCAACACATTCCATTTCTTCCCCCTGAAGAGCCGCCACAGCGAGGAGAGCCCATAGATCTTCAGACAGTAGAGTCTGACAACAGAGATAAGAAAGTACACTTCACAAACAAAGAAACTGGGCTGCAAATCTCAGAAGTGAAGCCCTGCAATGTTGAGTCAAGGGTAATACGAAAATAAAAGACGCAAGACTGTAAATATAGATGGCAAGTAACTGCCCGGACAGATCTGAGATAGAATCTTAAAGAGATAGTACACCTAAAATTCTGTCAGGGTTTATGTtctctcatgtctttccaaaccggtttcttttttttaattttttgaatggaacataaaattcacttttatttcaCACAATGAAAGGGAATGGTGACCTTGGTGGTTCATGATTCCGATCCACTGATTCAattcatcagctcatcagtgaagactccaagacctcaaatgtgtgtgtcagataagagagacaccaaaacctgCAGTGTTGGCCaggattgagaaccactgacatAGAGAAAACTGAATGAGTACAGAACCTtcttttctgggtgaactatccctttaagaagtgCAAATATAAAAGTTGACACTACCCTCTACTGGAAGCGCTGAAACATGAGAGTACGTAACAACAAAACCGAACCTCACCTTGCTCCATACACGTAAAAACAGTAGATGTGGAAAGTGAGGAGGGCCACAATGTCCGACAATACAGAAAGAGCAAAGGTCAATCCCAGGCAGGCTGAAAGTCCAACATACCACAGGATCCTCTCAATGAAAGGAGACATCAGATGGATGTAACCTGCGGACACAATCACAAGACATACATGCGATTCATTAATAAGCATGAACCACCATCAGAGTGCTTGAACTTAAGATCTACTTACTGATCCACAGATGAATGTGGTAGAGAAAGAATCTCCCCAGCACCTGGTCGAGAGCTCGGTTCATCTTGAGTCCAGCAGGAGCTCCCATCAGCCATTCTAACAGCTCCTGCAGCTCTTTAGCCACACGCTGCCAGAGAACACAAGACTTTCAGTAAAACTACATCTGTCtacacatttaattatatatatatatatatatataaatatatacacacacacacacacacacacacactacccgttaaatgtttggggttggtaagatttcatttttgaaagaaattcaagttttaaataaatgcactggtttgaactttcttttcgtcaaataactgtttttaaaactgataataataattaataatacattttcttgagcacaaaatcagcagcTTAGAATGATATTAaactatattaatatagaaaacagttattttaaattgtaataatatttcactgtacttttttatcaaataaagcaGCCTCGTTgagcatacaaaaaaataaaataaattatatatatatatatatatatatatatatatatatatatatatatatatatgtatattgtggcgagtggggcggggccgagaggcgtgggaacgaggagtgaggccaggtgtagtgattggagatgagctgcacctgcgccccaccgccagtatcgagtcccacataggagatggaaggatataaaactggagtgactatagtgaaggacgagagaggaccaggcctgggacatattttatgttttggtttttatttgcgcgcaccagtcgtccgcgaggggctggtgcgccgttttgtatttatttttgaattattaaagtgttttgattgtgcgccggttcccgcctccctcttcccgatgagtatggagattttatcgttacataaatatatatatatatatatatatatatatatataatcttataaATCCCAAACTTTTTCACAAATGTGATATAATAGGGATCATACTTACATCAGCCACAGGTACCAAAGTATCTGCTAATTTGCTGATCCGATTCTCCCTGTAAAGCCATGAGATAAGCAGCAAACCAAGGGCTATGTCCACAAGAAAAGACACaaaaatgtttgcttttctgcAGAGGGTGACAAAAGAAGGGTGTGAGAATGagatttattaaataacaaagGAGCAACATGATACATGGATCAAAAACACAATgctctttattatatatatatatatatatatatatatatatatatatatatatatatatatatatatatatatattagtgctgtcaatcgataaaaaaaaattaactaattaatcgcacaattttttaaaattaatcgcgattaatcacaattaaaagactgaaactttttggatatgtaaatgtaaaatgtaaataattaatgtaaactcaagacaaagaaactatttcaattcaaaatatgattgtttattggaatttttgtttaacttgtaacacagattttctcatgtaaacaacatacctgcaataaaccatcaatatcctccaaattaactgttggcttgaaagccatatttattacagaaataaaaacacaggcatgtaagtaccatttgaatttcaaaacaatcaatgccaataaaaaacaaaaatgatttccatgttgaattctaagtggactgcaaaaaaattccaaagtatagtcattgccagtgctttaagtgctttcagtaccgccacttccaaatatagctcttgagcgtaccgccacctctccgtgtgcccagaacgtgcttgtagcgtaccggtacgctcatttggacatctgttttaatagaggttttaatcttttacctgcactgccgattttcagagcgcccttcataatgcaagcttcctaattcatcccacccagagcagaaactacattacccattcacccttaagttatacaagtgaatagtgcatgtgtcgcttttcccactgttaagtgtcaacaactcaacgtggccggagaaggtgtgtgaaactcgttgtgagttatactaaagcaaaatcttgagtatttattgtctgataaacattaaaaactgtctgcggaggttgagtcgtcttgcagcccccgctggctgttcattggctgcagcatcttttttctaagttctaaaaaaataccgtagacggcaaggcacaaatttagatattcatttatctaattaatctatagcctatgcacaaagacaatatgatctttttgtcccctttttgttttaaagcttgatgaagagagagagcgcaagttgctgcagctgagaggaggacagtgatgcacgcgtacaggagtgattgacagttcgcggcactgtgtacaaaaaatactccgctacacaattatttcgttattttcatttaagcttattaacgttagcgttacagaaaggtctgatttacgcactgttacagtcattgttttttttttttttttttttaaacaatgacatttgagttcatgattttaatgttgctgtttcttgtggcagactggaGAGTAATCcggcacgttgaacacacataggccacaactggaaataaaaaaaaaaactgcaaccgcgttaattgcgttatttttttttaacgcgttaaatatttcaaattaatcgaatgcgttaacgcgctaattttgacagcactaacatatatatatatatatatagcatgtttttaattgctgaattaaaagtaaagtaattttggtatttttttggagcataaacaaaaatgtaaaagtaaactcCTACGATAAggaaacacatttaaatttaatttgaatgcacattaaacaaaacacctaaattaaaacttatttttttttcatgacacaGCATGGTTAGTGACTCCtcaaaaacataattatatttattaattaataactcattactttttttattttttttacttattgccATCCAAAATATATGTAAAACCTTTTGGGGATGATGATGTGTACTGTGTACACTCCAAAGTATATGAAGGGTAAGGAAAAGATGTTTTTACTTGTAACACCAAAAGggtcattaaattaaatattttctcaaattcagaataacatttttcaaaaaaacaaaacagatgaaaCCAACACATATACAAATAGTACATTTCTATGAAGCCGTCACAtgtattttaaacttattttctttttgttatcaGTGATGCTCGTGTATGTCACTGACCTCATGAATTCCATGTGTGTAGCAGCTTTTTTGGGAGAGAAAACAGTCTTGAAATGACCTGCTCTGTATCCCGACTGAACACAGGTGGACAGCTTGCTTGAGATGAACAGCACTGGACTCAAatgtaaaatcctgtaaaagaTTTGAATATGAATTTGATCATCACTCTTCAGTACACTGAACAGGTCCAAGCTGAGGCACATGAACTCACCTGAAGCTGCACAACCAGTGCCACAGAGACAGCAGCCATGTCAGGAAGATGCAGAGCGGGACTGACGCTTGTTTCAGAAGCTCTGCAATAATACTAGCCTCCCTGCCTTCAGACTGCCAGTGGGTGAGCTTGAGCGGCCCCTCGTCATATTTGTCGAGGAAAAAGAGGGGCTGACTTTGAGCAACGGTCTGGAAGACCAAGCGCAGCTCTGAGGGCTCAACATCAGACTTCTGGCTGACATCCTGTACCGGGTGAAGCTGGGACAGCATAACCTTCCTCTGGTCGTAATGAATGAAGATGATCTTATCATCGCCGTTCTTCTGCTCCCGGTCCTGGTGAAGTCTCCCATTGTTTTGGGCCACCTGACAAGTAAAGCCTCTTTTACCAATCTCACGGCTCAACTGCAGCCAACATTTCTGAGGAAAGATGGTACTCAGGTCTTTTAGGAAGCTGTCCATTCCTTCTTGGCCTTCTTTGGGCATACTCCAGGAGCCCAGGATGGTCAGCTCCACCTGAGTCTGGCTCTGCAGCTCACTCAGGTACTTCTTCACCTGTCCCGGTATGAAGGGGTAGTGAACGACGGCCAGCACCACAGCAGAAGTGTGACCTGGGATCCAGCGCCCCACCAGCAGGCCGCTGTCGGCTGTGTTGCAGCACTTGGGAAAGAAGATCTTCAGCACCATGACGGTGTTCTATAAAGTACGGCAACAGAGAAAGATGAACTCCTGTATGGGCAAAAAAACATGATCAAAAGGCTGAAAACAAGGAAATACgaac
This region includes:
- the pigq gene encoding phosphatidylinositol N-acetylglucosaminyltransferase subunit Q; this translates as MVLKIFFPKCCNTADSGLLVGRWIPGHTSAVVLAVVHYPFIPGQVKKYLSELQSQTQVELTILGSWSMPKEGQEGMDSFLKDLSTIFPQKCWLQLSREIGKRGFTCQVAQNNGRLHQDREQKNGDDKIIFIHYDQRKVMLSQLHPVQDVSQKSDVEPSELRLVFQTVAQSQPLFFLDKYDEGPLKLTHWQSEGREASIIAELLKQASVPLCIFLTWLLSLWHWLCSFRILHLSPVLFISSKLSTCVQSGYRAGHFKTVFSPKKAATHMEFMRKANIFVSFLVDIALGLLLISWLYRENRISKLADTLVPVADRVAKELQELLEWLMGAPAGLKMNRALDQVLGRFFLYHIHLWISYIHLMSPFIERILWYVGLSACLGLTFALSVLSDIVALLTFHIYCFYVYGARLYCLKIYGLSSLWRLFRGKKWNVLRQRVDSCSYDLDQLFIGTLLFTILLFLLPTTALYYLVFTLLRLVVVLFQGVIHLSVDFINSFPLFAIGIRICRPYRLAEGVKFKVLCEEPGTPLHLMMEINPLKGSSVLQCYRTPTYSCYPKDSWAALCKKLFVGELIYPWKQKTDKTD